The DNA region AGATGAAGATTTACAACATTTTAATAAAAACTTTGATGATTGGTGTATTCAATTTGATAGTTATGAAGATGCTATGGATATAGTTCAAACATTAGAAAATCAAGAATCTATAGATATAGTTGAAATAACGCCATTGAGTTATCCAAAATATTTTTTTAATTCATTACAAGGTACTATTTATGCTACAAGACAAATAGAAGATGAGATTATCTGTGTTGTAGAACCAACAATCGGTGCAAGTTTTAGAATTGCAATTTGCAATTTAAAAACTAAAAATGTAAGATTAACAAAAACTCGATATAAAAATATTCCAAGTATTGAAAATGCTTTTGCTACATACAAGGATCGAGATTAAATATTATTGAGATAATCCATACTTTTCAATAAGTTTAGGCATCATCTGCCCTATTTGTTTATAATCATATTCAAAGCTTTGTTTTACAGTTTCATATAACTTATGATTTTTATACTTATCATGCCATCTATTTTGTTTCATTTCATATAAATTATAATACTCAAATCTTAATTTATACGCTTCTTTTAATATTTTATCTTCCATATAATATTATATAAAATAATCGTTTAGATATTTATTGAAAAGGTATTTTTACTGTAAATCTAACACCAATTGTTTTTGTATTTCTAATAATATTTTTTACTTCGATATTTGCATTAAAATGTTTTGTTATTATTTGTTGGGACATATAAAGACCAATACCAGTACCATTATACTGATGCTTTGTAGTAAAATATGGTTCAAATATTTTATTTAAATATTCTTGTTTTATTCCACCTGCATTATCACTATAATCAAAATAAGCAAAATTTGCACTCTTGTAAATTTTAAGATTTATTTGTCTATTTTCTACATTATTTATTTTAAATGCATCTAAACTATTATTAAAAAAGTTCATTAATACTTGAATTAATTCATTTTCATAACCATTTATAACAACTTCTTCTATATGTGTTGATAATTTTACATTATTTGATTCAAGTTTTGAGCTTATAATCTTTAATGTCTTTTTATACACATTTTGCAAATCAAACTCTTTTTTCTCTTTTTTATTATTTAAAAAATCTCTAAAATCATCAATTGTTTGAGATAAGTGATTTGCATTTGACAAAATAATTTCAATAGATTTATCCTGTGATTCATCAGTTAAAAGACCTAATTGTTTATTTAACTGCATTCCACTTGCACATGTAGTGATTATAGATAAAGGTTGGCGCCATTGATGAGCAATATTTTCCATCATTTCACCCATTGCTACCATTTTTGATTGATGAGCAAGTAAAATATCTTTTTTCTTATTTTTTTCTACTTCTTTATATATTTTTTTCCTATATTTTAAAAAATATTTTTCTAAATATGTAGAAACGTATAAAGAAATAGCAAAAAGTATAAATGCAATCAATAAAGAAAAAGTTAGCATTTTATAAATATATTTTCTATTTTTTTCATCAAGTTCTTGTTTTTTCTCTTCAATCATATAATCAATTTTTTGATTATAAAAACCAGAAGCAACTGCAATATTCCATTTGTCAAATCCTTTAACAAAAGAAGTTTTGCTTGCAGGAAGATTTGTTTCTGGCATAACAGTAGAAATATAACTTATAAAACCTTCTCCCCTTTTTGCTGTATTTATTATCTCTTTAGTTATATAAAACCCATTTTTATCTTTTAAATCTATTCTATTTTTACCGACATACTCATCTTTTAAATGAGATAAATAAATACCATCATAATCTACTAAAAACACAAATTTATTTAATCCATATCTTAAGTTTTGAAGTCTTTTTATAAGCTTTTTCTTTACACTTTTTTCATACTCTGAAATATATTCTCCAGTGGAAATATAAATACCTAAAGGTTTTACTTCTTTAAAAAAAACAGTTTTTTTATAAAAAATATCATCATTTTTTGATGGTATTTTCCAATTAAATTCAATATATCCTTCATGTTTTTCTTTTACTTCTCTAATTATTTCTCTCATAAAATAAAAACCATTATTATCTTTAATATTAAGATAATTTTTACCTTCAACACTTCTTTTAGGAGGATAAAGTATTGTATTTCCTTCTAAATCATTTATTACAAAATATCCTCTATCATTATTGAATTTAATTGCTCTTAAAGAATCTTTTATAAGTTTTAATATTTTCTTCTTTGATTCATTATGATGTTCTTTGTATATATTTAAGGATATTTTATAAGCTTCATTTACTCTATTCTTAATATCATTTTTAATAAACTCTTTTACTTTTTTATGCTCATTTTCTAATTCATTATAAACTCTTAAAACTTCACTTTTTACAAGTTTTTTTTGATTTACGATATAGCTTTCTTTTAGATTCTTACTCTCTTTTTTAAATTCATCAATATTTGAAAAAACTATAAAAGTAGTAAAAATTAGTGATATTATAATTGTTGCAATAGGCATTACATATTTAATAATTTTTATTAGCTTATTTTCAGTTGCTACTCTAGACATTAAAATCCTAATATACAAATTGGGGATTAATTATATTTTTAATTTTTTAATATAAGATTAAAAAATGTATAACAAAATAATTTAATTTATTTTTCTTAATATATAAAAATTAATTAATTATTTTTATACTCTTTCCATTTTATATCAAAACTAAGATGTTTGAAATCAAAAGCAATTTGTTTCACTTTAGAATCTTCTTTTGGAACATACCCTTCTAAAATAAAACTATCATCTTTTTTTGTTAAAAAAGTCTCAATTTGAAATGCTCTATCTTTAAATAAAGTAACCTGAAATTGTTCTTTTACTAAAGACTTCAAATCAATTCCCACTTCTAAATAAATTTTTTCTTTATTTAAAAAATAGTTCTTTTTAAAACTCTCTTCAAATATCATTCTTCTTATATTTTGATAATCTGATAAAATCTCATCTTTATCAAAAATTTTATTATAATAATTATATTTTGCATTTTTTATTGAAAATAAAAATTGATCTAAAACACTTAAAACGTCTTCATTATATAAAATATTGGATCTTATTTTTTCACAAAGTCCAAAATATCCTTTGCTTATTTGATCTTTAAAATCAGTTTTAAAATAACTAGAATAAAATTTAAACTCTACATGTTCATTATTTTGAACAAACTTTTTAATAAATTCATAACTCTCGCAAAGCTTTGTTTCATGTAATATTGTTTCATCTATAAATACAATAACTTCATATAAAATCTCTTTGGGTTCATGTGCTAGAAAATTCTCATTTTTTATTCTGACAAAAAAATCATCTTTCATTTCATGAACTAAAGATTCATAAAAATGAATAGTCTTTTTTATAAACTTATTCTTTTTATCACGTTGTCTTGCAATTGCTCTTACTATATGTTTTTGACTTTCAAATCTTAAAAGATTAATTTTAAAATATTCTGCATCAATAAAATCATAAAAATAAACTATTTTATTTCCATTTACTAAAGGTAAATACTCAAAAGGGAAATACTCAAAAAATATTGAATATATTTTTAGTTTTTTATCAAAAACTTTTTTAAGTATTTTATTTATGATAAATTTAGTTATCAAGCTCCAAGAAGCTATGATAACTAGTAAGATTAAAAATATCGCACTAAAAATAAATCCCATCTGTTATTTAACCTTATTATCCCATAGGATATAAAATATCTTTTTGTATTTCTTCTATTTTACTAAATAATTCTTTAGATATTTTAAAATTTATTGCTTTTAAAGAATCATCCAATTGTTCAAGTTTTCTTGCACCAATTATAGTGGAAGCTACAAAATCAAAATGTTTTGAATAAGCAACTGCCAAAGTTACAGGAGAAATACCATACTCCTTTGCTAGCAAAACATATTTTTTTGTTGCTTCAATAGTTTTATCATTTACAAATCTATTTGCTTGTGCTTGAACTCTTGGGTTTTTATGTTTTGCATAATTTGTAAATCTACATCCATCTGGATATAAACCACTATTATATTTTCCTGATAAAACTCCTCCACCAATTGGAGAATAAGGTAATAAAGAGATATTTTCTCTTATACATACATTCGCAAGTTCATCTAAAAATCTTGGGTTTAATAAAGAAAAATTATTTTGAATTGATTGAAATCTTGTAAGATTCTTATGTTTTGATATTTCATTCGCTTTTGTTAAACCATATGTACTATCATTTGAAGTACCTACATATCTTACTTTTCCCTCTTTTACAAGTTCATCAAAAGCTTTTAAACTCTCTTCTACTGGTACAATTGTATCGGGCCAATGCATTTGATAAAGATCCACATAATCTGTATCTAATCTTTTTAAACTACCTTCAATCGCTCTTTTTATATGAAAAGAATCAATCGCTGTTAATCCATGCCTTGTAGGAGGGACAAACCAACCTGAAGCTGCTCCTGCTACTTTAGTAGCTAAGATTATAGAATCTCTTGGTTTTGTTTTTAGCCACTCTCCTACAATTTTTTCAGTTGTACCTTCATAAGATGATTTAGGAGGTACTGGATAAATCTCTGCTGTATCAAAAAAATTTATTCCATTTTCATATGCTTTATCCATTATTTGGAAAGCTTCTTCTTTTGTAGTTGTGCTTCCAAATGTCATAGTTCCCAAACAAATTGGGCTTACTCTTAATCCACTATTTCCAATATATCTAAATTTCATAATATTTTTTATCCTTTCATTTGGATTAACAAAGAGTATAACAAAAGGTTTCATAAAATAATATAAGAAATTACATCCAAACTCCTAAATTTAGACTACTCCATAATACATATTTGTTTATTTAACATATGAATAATAGTTTTATAAGCAACCACAAAAACAACTGCTGTCAAAACAATGATAAATAAATAAGAAAAATATTGATAAATATCTTTTTTTGTCACTTCATACATCAAACTTGAAGCAAGTGCAATTGTTGCTAAAGGAAATGTAAAAGCCCACCAAGAAATAAAAAATTTAATCTTTACAAAATTTTTATACATAAAAAATAGTAAAAAAGTAAAAAATAGTCCTAAATTAAAAAGTATCATAGAAAAAAAATCTAAATTTGAAGTCATTTTAAAATATGCGATTAATCCAACAGAAGGAGGTGCAATTAAGATAAACAATGTTGGCATAAATTTAGGTGCAAATTGAGTATGAAAAATTATTCTATTCAATATAATGGCAAGCATAATTATCCAAAAAAATATACCAATAGAAAAAAAGAACATTAAAAACATATTATCCAAATGAGTTGTTCCAACCACAGGAACTATTAAGTTACCAACTATAGGAATAAACCATGCAGGATTTGAATGCTGTATCTCTAAATTATTATTTATCCAAAATTTCAATGTATTAAAAGTAAAAAATATATGTAAAAACATACCAATAAAAAACAAAATATTTGAAACAGTTATATTTTCATGATAAATTTGAGATATCAATAAAAAAGATATAGAAATAGCTGCAAAAAAGTTTATTCTTATTGGATGAGAGAACTCTTTTTTAACTTCTTGAAAATATATTACTATTTTTATAATATATAAAACAAAAATAGCAATAAATATAATTGTTGTAACTATTTTAAAAAATAAATAAAAATATATATGAAAAAAGAAAACTTCGCTTGCTTTTTCATAAACAATAGTCAATCCAGAAAGCCCCATAACAATAGCAAACATCATCACAGGGAAAAAAGCTAATCTATTTGATGGAATAGCTTTAATAGACTCATTACTCATAGAAAATCCTTCTTAAGAAAAATTAATTTATAATTAGCATTTAAAGGAGTAAATTAAGATGGAAAAAAAAAGAATTATTGACTTATCTAAACAAAATTTATCATATGAAGAAAAGAACCAAATAATAAAGATATTAAATCTAAATCAACAATCTATGAATTTGGAAGTTTCTATTTTTCAAAATAATGAATTTATCAAAAAAACAACTATTGCCTTTGCTCATATACCAAAAAAATTAAAAGCAAAAATCAACCCTTTATGCTAAAAGAAATATAATTATAACTTATTAAAATTAATTTTTGTTTTATAAGATATAAGAAAAATTTATATAATTAATTTTTATACAATATTTTTTATACTAAAAGAGAAATTACTGCTGATAAAATGCGTAAAATGCTTATTGATGGTAATTATAAGATTTTATTATTTATTTCATCAAATATAAAAATAAATTCTTGATATGTTACATTTATATAATTTTTATTTATAATATTTATATATCTTTTAATAGAAAAATATAAACTAACATACAATAAATAAATTTTTAAATCACTTAGTTTAATATCATTAGAATAAGAATTTAAAAAAATATCTATAAGTTCAAAATCAAATTTATTATGATAAAAACACCATGAAATAATAACAATAGATAAATCAATATTTTTATCACTAATACAACTATGTGCAAAATCAAATACAGCATTTAATTTATCATTATAAAAACTAACATTATCAGGAAATATATCAGCATGAATTAAAGTATCTTCAACTAAAGTTAAATCTTTAACTAATTGAAACTTTGAAAAAAATAATTCTTTTGTTTTTATATCATTTTTAAAATCAATTGAATGAAGTAATTGTTTTAAATCAAATCTTTTAGACAAACTTATATTAAAAGGTTTAATTAAATGTAAATTTTTCAAAAATTGTGCAATTTGAATAATATGTTGTTTTTTTATGCAATTTAAATGTTTTGCTTTTTTATAAGAGAAAAGTACAATAGGCTTAGAATATCCAATAAAAAAAGATATTGCTTTAGAAACATCTAAATTATTAATTTGATTTAATATTTCTATTTCTTCTATTACTTCTGTAATTGAACTATTTTCATATAATTTTAATATATATTTTTTATTTTTATTATCTTTTAATATATATACCGTATCTGAAATTCCTGTTTTTGTAGCATTTAAAGAGATAAACTCATAACTTTTAAAAAATGAGTTTATCTGTTGTAGAGTTAACTTTGTTTTTACACCCATATTTAATTATATAAAATCAATAAATAAAGTCATATATTTATCAACTTTATCTTTTTTATAATCAAGTATATTTTCACCTTTATAATTTAAATTTTCAAAAGTGAAAAAACTACTATTTTTTTGTTTAATTAAAGTAGTATCCATTCCTATTTTAGGTCTCATATAAACAGTAGTAAATGGTACTTTTCTTTTATGTAAAGGTCTAATAATAAAACTACTATCTCCAATACATAAAGGTTTTTTAACTTTTGCAGATGCATGAGAAAATGAAGTAACTCCAGGAATCACTTCACTATGTTCATATATACTACTATCTTGTTGTTTTATAATATCTAGTAAATAATATACGGTACTATAAACAGCACTATCACCTAAAGTAACAAAAGATAACTTTTCATATATTTTAAAAGAGTCTAAAATAGTATCAACTTGTCTTTGCCAATCACCTTTTTGAAATCTCATTGGTGTGTACATTGGAATAATTGGTTTATCAAACTCAAACTCATCCATTAATTTTTTTACAATTTTATATGTCATTGATCTAGTAAAACTATTATCAGCACTTTTTGTTGGTACGCAAATAGCATCACTATTTTTTAATGCTTTTAATGCTTTTAAAGTGATTAATTCATAATCTCCTGGTCCTAAAGATACCATATATAATTTCATAAATATATAACCTTACTAATATGTAATTTGTCGATGAGTTACACCAAGCATTTTAAATGACTCTTTTATATTTTTCAAAATAATATCTTGTACCATTGGCAACTCGATAAGATTAAATTTGTCACTTTTTGTTTGAGAATCAACAACTGTTGCTTCAAAACCACTCTCATTTAAATCATCCTTTATTTCAAACATATCTTTTATATAATGATTACCACTTACAAGTAATAAAGGAACAACTTGTACTTTTTTAAAACCTTTTGCTTTTATTTTATTCTTTATTGCATTATTCATATGAAAATAAGGAAATGCACCTTCTAATGAACATGAAAAATTTCTATTATCTATTTGTTCTAAATAAGATGCAGTATAATTAATCGAATCAATTCCTGCTGTATCAAGTCTTGGAGTTCCATGAATAACATATAAATTTGCAGTATCTTTTTTTGATATTTTATTATTCAAATCATTTAAAAACAACGTAGTATCTTTTGTTTTAGTCAAAATAGGATCTGTTATTTTTAAATTAGCCATTGAAAAATGCTGAAATCCTTCAACAATTGACTTTAAATATTCATGCTCATCTGTAGGAAATATATTTATAGAAGAAATAACAACATGTTTACTTCCATACATATCTACATCTGCAAGTGTTTGTGGTAAATTTTTATATATCTCTTTTTTCTTTTTCTTTAAAAGTTTTATAACCATTCTAGAAGAAAAAGAAGTAAATACTTCACAATCAGGATAAGTCTCTTTTACTTTTGCTTCTAAATCAAGATATTTTTGTTGTTCAATTACAGAACCAAAACAAGCAAGAACAATTGCTCTTTTTCTATTATAATGTCTAAATCTTTTCATTATTTTCCAGTATTATATAATCTAGCTTCAACGTATGCGCTTGATTTTAAAGAGTTTAGTGTTTTTGCACCTGCTAAAACAGCTAAATCAATAAGTGGTTCTAAAATAATTACACTCATATAAGCGGCCCCAAAACTAAGAACAGAAGTTAAATTCTCAACTGCAAAACCTTGTCCATATAAGGCCCAAAAAGCAACCCATGTAACAATACCACCTTGATACATTGTCGATAATTTTAATGCATCAAAATATTTAATATCTTTATATGCAATATTTTTTGGAATAATTCTTGAAGATACATAACTCATAGCAAATAATGGCATAAGAAGTGTTGTAACATTCATTCCATACTGAGGTAAATCAAATTGTGCAAAAAACAAACCTTGAATTAGTAATCCAAAAGCCAAACCAAAAGCAGTAGGAGCAATTCCAAAAATTAGAAATAGCGTTGAGCCTAAGATTAAGTGAACTTCAGAAACTCCTATAGCATGATGAGGAAAAACTTCAAAAAAAACAAATACTAACATTGTAGTAATTAAACTTTTCACTACAAATGGTAAAATACCACTTTTTTTAATATTATCTAATGCAAACTTTGCAGCAAATCCAAATGAAATAGCAGCCGTACCATAACTTAACACAATTTTTGCACCTTGAACAATTCCTGGTTCTATATGCATAAACAATCCTTTTTGATAAATTTAAATTTTTTAATTATTTTTATTTTTAATTTAATTAATATGATAATAAAAGTAAGA from Malaciobacter molluscorum LMG 25693 includes:
- a CDS encoding phosphotransferase is translated as MGVKTKLTLQQINSFFKSYEFISLNATKTGISDTVYILKDNKNKKYILKLYENSSITEVIEEIEILNQINNLDVSKAISFFIGYSKPIVLFSYKKAKHLNCIKKQHIIQIAQFLKNLHLIKPFNISLSKRFDLKQLLHSIDFKNDIKTKELFFSKFQLVKDLTLVEDTLIHADIFPDNVSFYNDKLNAVFDFAHSCISDKNIDLSIVIISWCFYHNKFDFELIDIFLNSYSNDIKLSDLKIYLLYVSLYFSIKRYINIINKNYINVTYQEFIFIFDEINNKIL
- a CDS encoding aldo/keto reductase, whose amino-acid sequence is MKFRYIGNSGLRVSPICLGTMTFGSTTTKEEAFQIMDKAYENGINFFDTAEIYPVPPKSSYEGTTEKIVGEWLKTKPRDSIILATKVAGAASGWFVPPTRHGLTAIDSFHIKRAIEGSLKRLDTDYVDLYQMHWPDTIVPVEESLKAFDELVKEGKVRYVGTSNDSTYGLTKANEISKHKNLTRFQSIQNNFSLLNPRFLDELANVCIRENISLLPYSPIGGGVLSGKYNSGLYPDGCRFTNYAKHKNPRVQAQANRFVNDKTIEATKKYVLLAKEYGISPVTLAVAYSKHFDFVASTIIGARKLEQLDDSLKAINFKISKELFSKIEEIQKDILYPMG
- a CDS encoding SLAC1 anion channel family protein, producing MSNESIKAIPSNRLAFFPVMMFAIVMGLSGLTIVYEKASEVFFFHIYFYLFFKIVTTIIFIAIFVLYIIKIVIYFQEVKKEFSHPIRINFFAAISISFLLISQIYHENITVSNILFFIGMFLHIFFTFNTLKFWINNNLEIQHSNPAWFIPIVGNLIVPVVGTTHLDNMFLMFFFSIGIFFWIIMLAIILNRIIFHTQFAPKFMPTLFILIAPPSVGLIAYFKMTSNLDFFSMILFNLGLFFTFLLFFMYKNFVKIKFFISWWAFTFPLATIALASSLMYEVTKKDIYQYFSYLFIIVLTAVVFVVAYKTIIHMLNKQICIME
- a CDS encoding sensor histidine kinase, with translation MSRVATENKLIKIIKYVMPIATIIISLIFTTFIVFSNIDEFKKESKNLKESYIVNQKKLVKSEVLRVYNELENEHKKVKEFIKNDIKNRVNEAYKISLNIYKEHHNESKKKILKLIKDSLRAIKFNNDRGYFVINDLEGNTILYPPKRSVEGKNYLNIKDNNGFYFMREIIREVKEKHEGYIEFNWKIPSKNDDIFYKKTVFFKEVKPLGIYISTGEYISEYEKSVKKKLIKRLQNLRYGLNKFVFLVDYDGIYLSHLKDEYVGKNRIDLKDKNGFYITKEIINTAKRGEGFISYISTVMPETNLPASKTSFVKGFDKWNIAVASGFYNQKIDYMIEEKKQELDEKNRKYIYKMLTFSLLIAFILFAISLYVSTYLEKYFLKYRKKIYKEVEKNKKKDILLAHQSKMVAMGEMMENIAHQWRQPLSIITTCASGMQLNKQLGLLTDESQDKSIEIILSNANHLSQTIDDFRDFLNNKKEKKEFDLQNVYKKTLKIISSKLESNNVKLSTHIEEVVINGYENELIQVLMNFFNNSLDAFKINNVENRQINLKIYKSANFAYFDYSDNAGGIKQEYLNKIFEPYFTTKHQYNGTGIGLYMSQQIITKHFNANIEVKNIIRNTKTIGVRFTVKIPFQ
- a CDS encoding energy-coupling factor ABC transporter permease translates to MHIEPGIVQGAKIVLSYGTAAISFGFAAKFALDNIKKSGILPFVVKSLITTMLVFVFFEVFPHHAIGVSEVHLILGSTLFLIFGIAPTAFGLAFGLLIQGLFFAQFDLPQYGMNVTTLLMPLFAMSYVSSRIIPKNIAYKDIKYFDALKLSTMYQGGIVTWVAFWALYGQGFAVENLTSVLSFGAAYMSVIILEPLIDLAVLAGAKTLNSLKSSAYVEARLYNTGK
- a CDS encoding malate dehydrogenase, encoding MEKKRIIDLSKQNLSYEEKNQIIKILNLNQQSMNLEVSIFQNNEFIKKTTIAFAHIPKKLKAKINPLC
- a CDS encoding sirohydrochlorin cobaltochelatase, producing the protein MKRFRHYNRKRAIVLACFGSVIEQQKYLDLEAKVKETYPDCEVFTSFSSRMVIKLLKKKKKEIYKNLPQTLADVDMYGSKHVVISSINIFPTDEHEYLKSIVEGFQHFSMANLKITDPILTKTKDTTLFLNDLNNKISKKDTANLYVIHGTPRLDTAGIDSINYTASYLEQIDNRNFSCSLEGAFPYFHMNNAIKNKIKAKGFKKVQVVPLLLVSGNHYIKDMFEIKDDLNESGFEATVVDSQTKSDKFNLIELPMVQDIILKNIKESFKMLGVTHRQITY
- a CDS encoding precorrin-2 C(20)-methyltransferase produces the protein MKLYMVSLGPGDYELITLKALKALKNSDAICVPTKSADNSFTRSMTYKIVKKLMDEFEFDKPIIPMYTPMRFQKGDWQRQVDTILDSFKIYEKLSFVTLGDSAVYSTVYYLLDIIKQQDSSIYEHSEVIPGVTSFSHASAKVKKPLCIGDSSFIIRPLHKRKVPFTTVYMRPKIGMDTTLIKQKNSSFFTFENLNYKGENILDYKKDKVDKYMTLFIDFI